The Sediminispirochaeta bajacaliforniensis DSM 16054 genome has a segment encoding these proteins:
- a CDS encoding MFS transporter, with amino-acid sequence MEHWQRNLYTVWFTQILSLTGFGFVLPFIPFFLQELGVTDPVELKQWVGWISAVPGISMGIAAPIWGALSDRYGRKLMMLRAMATGTIILAIMSTVHSPMSVLLLRLCQGFFTGTVTAAATLVAAGTPSDKLSSSLGLLASSTFIGYIIGPTIGGLSAEYLGYRVSFLIGSGVMLTSFILVLFLVREPKEGRKQRDKEEGKRGISAFGEAVRALPWQQIAPLLIILFLLRAARSMPTPFLPIQVQLLRGKVEGAAAIMGAISGVIGLVTAISGILLGKLGDRHPRLKLISIFALAASILVLPASVMNSIMGFTVFFVAGSFFAGGLEPLMQSHLTSLTSAENRGTLFGIQTTVGSLGWAISPLIGSVLSIHFSIPSVFVAMSGFLLLASFVARSNYKKRR; translated from the coding sequence ATGGAACACTGGCAACGAAATCTCTATACAGTTTGGTTCACCCAGATCCTCAGTCTCACGGGATTTGGCTTCGTACTTCCTTTTATTCCCTTTTTTCTTCAGGAACTGGGGGTCACCGATCCCGTTGAGTTGAAACAGTGGGTTGGCTGGATCAGTGCGGTTCCCGGTATTTCCATGGGAATCGCAGCTCCGATATGGGGAGCACTTTCGGATCGTTACGGAAGAAAACTGATGATGCTTCGCGCGATGGCAACGGGAACCATCATTCTCGCGATTATGAGTACCGTTCATAGCCCCATGTCGGTCCTCTTACTCCGACTTTGTCAAGGCTTTTTTACGGGAACAGTAACCGCAGCCGCAACCTTAGTTGCGGCAGGAACGCCCTCGGATAAGCTATCCTCATCTCTTGGCCTTCTTGCCTCCAGTACCTTCATCGGGTATATCATCGGGCCCACAATAGGAGGACTCTCTGCCGAATATCTGGGCTATCGGGTAAGCTTTCTGATCGGCAGCGGTGTCATGCTTACCAGCTTTATTCTCGTTCTTTTTCTGGTACGGGAACCGAAAGAGGGACGAAAACAGAGGGATAAAGAAGAAGGGAAACGGGGTATTTCCGCATTCGGCGAAGCGGTCAGGGCATTGCCCTGGCAACAAATAGCCCCCCTCCTCATCATCCTTTTTCTCCTCAGGGCCGCAAGAAGTATGCCTACCCCATTTCTGCCGATCCAGGTTCAACTGCTTCGGGGCAAGGTAGAGGGAGCTGCTGCCATTATGGGGGCCATCTCGGGAGTCATAGGACTGGTAACCGCCATCTCCGGAATTCTGCTCGGTAAACTGGGTGATCGTCATCCCCGGCTAAAACTTATATCGATCTTTGCTCTGGCGGCATCAATCCTGGTTTTGCCTGCTTCGGTCATGAACAGTATAATGGGATTCACCGTATTTTTCGTCGCAGGCTCTTTCTTTGCCGGAGGTCTTGAGCCGTTGATGCAAAGTCATCTTACCAGTTTAACCAGCGCAGAAAATCGAGGTACCCTTTTCGGCATACAAACAACGGTGGGAAGCCTAGGATGGGCCATAAGCCCGCTAATCGGATCCGTGCTTTCCATTCATTTCTCCATCCCCTCGGTCTTTGTGGCGATGTCCGGCTTTCTTCTTCTTGCATCCTTTGTTGCCCGCTCAAACTATAAAAAACGCCGCTGA